The Streptomyces sp. NBC_00576 genome contains the following window.
CGGCGGTGACCAGGGTGACGTGGTGATGCCAGCCGGTCCAGGAGCGGCCCTCGAATCCCGGGACCGGGGCGGGGAGGGGCTCCGGTCCCGGGAGCGGGGCGGGGAGGGGCTCCGGTCCCGGGAGCGGGGCGGGGAGGGGCTCCGGTCCCGGGAGCGGGGGTCATCCTGCGGTCAGAGTGGTCCACTTCTGGTTTGAGCCGCCGTGGCAGTCCCACAGTTGGAGCTGTGTGCCGTCGGTCGTGGAGAAGCCCGGAATGTCGAGGCAGCGGCCGGAGGCGGGGTTGCGGTAGCCGCCGTTGTAGGGCTCCCAGATCTGGTTGGAGCCACCGTGGCAGGACCAGATCTGCACCTTGGTGCCGTTGGCCGTGCCGAAGCCGGCGGCGTCGAGGCACTTGCCTATGGAGCGCAGGGTGCCATCGGTGTAGGCGGACCAGTACTGGTTGATGCTGTCGCCGCAGCTCCAGATCTGGACGGCGGTCCCGTCGGCGGTGCCGAAGCCGCTGACATCCAGGCACTTGCCGCCCATGTCGGACTGCACGCGTGCGGGGGCGGGGGCGGGGTTCCTCAGCCACCCGGCGCTGTCCGCGGACTGGATGCCGCGGTGGAAGGCGTCGGCCATCTTCTGGTAGCCCGCGTCGTTGGGATGCAGGGCGTCGTCCAGGTCGGCCGTGGTCAGGCTGCTCATGTCCACGTACCCGACGTGCTTGCCCGCGGACTGTGCCTCGCTCACGATCTGGGGAATGGCCTGGTTGTACGCGGCACGGTACTGCTCCTCCGAGCCGCTGGTGGACACGACCAGGGAGG
Protein-coding sequences here:
- a CDS encoding ricin-type beta-trefoil lectin domain protein; this encodes MRKPWVLSLITLVMAALGMTAAGVAPASAASNTPLRVMPLGDSITWGVGSSTGNGYRGPLWDMLAADGHPLDFVGTLRGGSMSDPDNEGHSGYRIHQIAELADASLTRYRPNVVTLMIGTNDLAGSYQVSTAADRLKSLVNQITADVPDATVLVASLVVSTSGSEEQYRAAYNQAIPQIVSEAQSAGKHVGYVDMSSLTTADLDDALHPNDAGYQKMADAFHRGIQSADSAGWLRNPAPAPARVQSDMGGKCLDVSGFGTADGTAVQIWSCGDSINQYWSAYTDGTLRSIGKCLDAAGFGTANGTKVQIWSCHGGSNQIWEPYNGGYRNPASGRCLDIPGFSTTDGTQLQLWDCHGGSNQKWTTLTAG